A single window of Modestobacter italicus DNA harbors:
- a CDS encoding endonuclease/exonuclease/phosphatase family protein → MPLPRRAALALAAPWAGWAVVRAAGADRGFPLVPATAFTRYAAATGVLPVAAGVLARSRSATVLAAGATAVLGGSVLAGVRRTPGGPTDGRPLRLVSLNMLHGRADPTAVVSLARATDADVLALSEVTPEAVTGLLAAGVAERLPHAHVVPAGEGQPAGAGGALWSRLEVLERSVVPGRFGQPGARLAVPGGADLEVTAVHTHPPTSSAGQVARWEEDLALLPDPAEEVLRVLAGDFNATPDHGAFRRLLRRGWVDAARVTGQALRPTWAPVRVPVPRLTLDHVLVDPRIGVVSLAVVHVPGTDHRALVADLRLPRHRPGG, encoded by the coding sequence GTGCCCCTCCCGCGTCGCGCCGCCCTCGCCCTCGCCGCACCCTGGGCCGGCTGGGCGGTGGTCCGCGCGGCCGGTGCCGACCGCGGCTTCCCGCTGGTGCCCGCGACCGCCTTCACCCGGTACGCGGCGGCCACCGGCGTGCTCCCGGTGGCGGCCGGCGTGCTCGCCCGCTCGCGCAGCGCCACCGTGCTGGCCGCCGGCGCCACCGCCGTGCTGGGCGGGTCGGTGCTCGCCGGCGTCCGCCGGACGCCGGGTGGGCCCACCGACGGCCGGCCGCTGCGGCTGGTCTCGCTGAACATGCTGCACGGCCGGGCGGACCCGACGGCCGTCGTCTCGCTGGCGCGGGCCACCGACGCCGACGTGCTGGCGCTGTCGGAGGTGACCCCGGAGGCGGTCACCGGGCTGCTGGCGGCGGGGGTGGCCGAGCGGCTGCCGCACGCGCACGTCGTGCCCGCCGGGGAGGGCCAGCCGGCCGGGGCGGGCGGCGCGCTGTGGAGCCGGCTGGAGGTGCTCGAGCGCTCCGTCGTCCCGGGCCGCTTCGGTCAGCCGGGCGCCCGGCTGGCGGTGCCCGGCGGCGCCGACCTGGAGGTCACGGCGGTGCACACCCACCCGCCGACCTCCTCGGCCGGCCAGGTCGCGCGCTGGGAGGAGGACCTCGCGCTGCTCCCCGACCCGGCGGAGGAGGTGCTGCGGGTGCTCGCCGGCGACTTCAACGCGACCCCGGACCACGGGGCGTTCCGGCGGCTGCTGCGCCGCGGCTGGGTCGACGCGGCCCGGGTGACCGGTCAGGCGCTGCGGCCCACCTGGGCACCGGTCCGGGTGCCGGTGCCCCGGCTGACGCTGGACCACGTGCTCGTCGACCCGCGGATCGGCGTGGTCTCCCTCGCGGTGGTGCACGTGCCGGGGACCGACCACCGGGCGCTGGTCGCCGACCTGCGGCTGCCGCGGCACCGGCCGGGGGGCTGA
- a CDS encoding GAF domain-containing protein — translation MESTGHELPTWAPLPARADEGFDELAARVCAELRVPRALVVLASKSGQVFPGAHGLPEPWETRRSMPLSYSMNLRVVATGRPLVLRDAREDQELRESPGVLDMQIVAYAAMPLADVHGRPIGVLSVSDDRPRDWSPRELAALHALAAEASRRLQFQALELAEREAVATAARAAVAAAKAADSARAAYVEAEAAADRARVVARLSQDLQPAETLLDVLRSVDRFVRSPLGATVTLLGLAETGSADLRVWAAVAGSSPTTRVATGLHLPDPHPLATAVRERRPVPVGSRAAGEAEFPALARFPVGAETALAVPVVLGQHTAAAGLLVGWGNTRELDPPLSDVVADLARHVGYALDRVLLRAQRLRLAATSPPVPISA, via the coding sequence ATGGAGAGCACCGGCCACGAGCTGCCCACCTGGGCGCCCCTGCCCGCGCGCGCCGACGAGGGGTTCGACGAGCTGGCCGCGCGGGTCTGCGCCGAGCTCCGGGTCCCGCGTGCCCTGGTGGTGCTGGCCTCGAAGAGCGGCCAGGTGTTCCCCGGGGCGCACGGCCTGCCCGAGCCGTGGGAGACCCGCCGGTCGATGCCGCTGAGCTACTCGATGAACCTGCGGGTGGTCGCCACCGGCCGGCCGCTGGTGCTCCGCGACGCCCGCGAGGACCAGGAGCTGCGGGAGAGCCCGGGCGTGCTGGACATGCAGATCGTCGCCTACGCCGCGATGCCGCTGGCCGACGTGCACGGCCGGCCCATCGGCGTGCTGTCGGTGTCCGACGACCGGCCCCGCGACTGGTCCCCGCGGGAGCTGGCGGCGCTGCACGCGCTGGCCGCCGAGGCGTCCCGCCGGCTGCAGTTCCAGGCGCTCGAGCTGGCCGAGCGGGAGGCGGTGGCGACGGCGGCCCGGGCCGCCGTGGCCGCGGCGAAGGCCGCCGACTCGGCGCGCGCCGCCTACGTCGAGGCCGAGGCCGCCGCCGACCGCGCCCGGGTCGTGGCCCGGCTCAGCCAGGACCTGCAGCCCGCCGAGACGCTGCTGGACGTGCTGCGCAGCGTGGACCGGTTCGTCCGCTCACCGCTCGGGGCGACCGTGACGCTGCTGGGGCTCGCCGAGACCGGCAGCGCCGACCTGCGGGTGTGGGCCGCGGTGGCCGGCAGCTCACCGACCACCCGGGTGGCCACCGGGCTGCACCTGCCCGACCCGCACCCGCTGGCGACGGCGGTGCGGGAGCGGCGGCCGGTGCCGGTCGGCTCCCGGGCCGCGGGCGAGGCGGAGTTCCCGGCGCTGGCCCGGTTCCCGGTCGGCGCGGAGACGGCGCTCGCCGTGCCTGTCGTGCTCGGCCAGCACACCGCGGCCGCGGGGCTGCTGGTCGGCTGGGGGAACACCCGGGAGCTGGACCCGCCGCTGTCCGACGTCGTCGCCGACCTGGCCCGGCACGTCGGGTACGCCCTGGACCGGGTGCTGCTGCGCGCCCAGCGGCTGCGGCTCGCGGCGACCTCGCCGCCGGTGCCGATCAGCGCCTGA
- a CDS encoding RNA-binding S4 domain-containing protein, translated as MRTIELRPGEETIRLGQLLKLVDAVPSGAQVKDVLTSGEVAVNGEPEERRGRQLHRGDIVSVAGQDDVRIG; from the coding sequence GTGCGCACCATCGAGCTCCGCCCCGGCGAGGAGACCATCCGGCTCGGCCAGCTGCTGAAGCTGGTCGACGCCGTCCCGTCCGGCGCCCAGGTCAAGGACGTGCTGACCTCCGGCGAGGTCGCGGTCAACGGCGAGCCCGAGGAGCGCCGCGGGCGGCAGCTGCACCGCGGGGACATCGTCTCGGTCGCTGGGCAGGACGACGTCCGGATCGGCTGA
- a CDS encoding enoyl-CoA hydratase/isomerase family protein, producing MSDPTVTRTDADGVATLTLQRPALSSQLRTELLGLVREVAADEQVRAVLLTGSGRAFCVGQDLAEHVEVLRGDAESSLSVVEAEYNPLLLALAGLRVPVVVGINGACAGAGLGIALAGDLRVAAAGAKFTTAFAGIGLSSDSGLASRLVHCVGGSRATELLLLPEPFTAETAGQWGLVHRVVPPEQVLAESQALAARLAAGPTLAYRAIKEVLATAATDALPDTLALEARLQTELGGTADHREAVEAFLAKRPARFTGR from the coding sequence ATGTCCGACCCCACCGTCACCCGGACCGACGCCGACGGCGTGGCCACGCTGACCCTGCAGCGCCCGGCGCTCTCCTCCCAGCTGCGTACCGAGCTGCTCGGCCTGGTCCGGGAGGTGGCCGCCGACGAGCAGGTGCGCGCGGTGCTGCTGACCGGGTCCGGGCGGGCCTTCTGCGTCGGCCAGGACCTCGCCGAGCACGTCGAGGTGCTGCGCGGCGACGCCGAGAGCTCGCTGTCGGTGGTCGAGGCGGAGTACAACCCGCTGCTGCTGGCGCTGGCCGGGCTGCGGGTGCCGGTCGTCGTCGGCATCAACGGCGCCTGCGCCGGTGCTGGGCTGGGCATCGCGCTCGCCGGCGACCTGCGGGTGGCCGCGGCCGGCGCGAAGTTCACCACCGCGTTCGCCGGCATCGGGCTGTCCAGCGACTCGGGGCTGGCCTCCCGGCTGGTCCATTGCGTGGGGGGCTCGCGGGCCACCGAGCTGCTGCTGCTGCCCGAGCCGTTCACCGCCGAGACCGCCGGCCAGTGGGGGCTGGTGCACCGGGTGGTCCCGCCGGAGCAGGTGCTCGCCGAGTCGCAGGCGCTGGCCGCCCGGCTCGCCGCCGGGCCGACCCTGGCCTACCGGGCGATCAAGGAGGTGTTGGCGACCGCGGCCACCGACGCCCTGCCGGACACCCTGGCGCTGGAGGCGCGGCTGCAGACCGAGCTGGGCGGCACCGCCGACCACCGCGAGGCGGTCGAGGCGTTCCTGGCCAAGCGGCCGGCCCGGTTCACCGGCCGCTGA
- a CDS encoding aldose 1-epimerase, whose product MPLDPRWPSSTPLDAEVTAGGARLAVDLRGGGLRELAVGEWQLLDGYPAGTVPAGRRGGVLLPWPNRLRDGRWRWRGADLQLDVVSAASPNAVHGLLSAQPWAVLDERPAGVTVGTVLQPRAGYPFRLAAAIDYDLGPELLTVTVRVRNAGGEDAPFGVGMHPYLHVGAAAEGGVADAELTVPARTAMVVDGGLPTGESRPFDGAVGRIGDRALDDPVTDLVRDDEGWARVELRGPAGALELAVDRSWPWLQVYTGDTLPAGQRRRSVAVEPMTCPPSALADGTDLVVLAPEGTWSGTWTLGWTPA is encoded by the coding sequence ATGCCGCTCGACCCGCGCTGGCCGTCCAGCACCCCGCTCGACGCCGAGGTGACCGCCGGTGGCGCCCGGCTCGCCGTCGACCTGCGCGGCGGGGGGCTGCGCGAGCTCGCGGTCGGGGAGTGGCAGCTGCTCGACGGCTACCCCGCCGGCACGGTGCCGGCCGGGCGCCGCGGCGGCGTGCTGCTGCCGTGGCCGAACCGGCTGCGGGACGGGCGCTGGCGCTGGCGCGGCGCGGACCTGCAGCTGGACGTGGTCAGCGCGGCCTCCCCCAACGCCGTGCACGGGCTGCTGTCCGCGCAGCCGTGGGCCGTGCTGGACGAGCGGCCGGCCGGCGTCACCGTCGGCACGGTCCTCCAGCCGCGGGCCGGCTACCCGTTCCGGTTGGCGGCGGCCATCGACTACGACCTGGGCCCCGAGCTGCTGACGGTCACCGTGCGGGTGCGCAACGCAGGCGGCGAGGACGCGCCCTTCGGCGTGGGCATGCACCCCTACCTGCACGTGGGCGCGGCCGCCGAGGGCGGCGTGGCCGACGCCGAGCTCACCGTCCCGGCGCGCACCGCGATGGTCGTCGACGGCGGCCTGCCGACCGGGGAGAGCCGGCCGTTCGACGGCGCGGTCGGCCGGATCGGCGACCGGGCCCTGGACGACCCGGTGACCGACCTGGTCCGGGACGACGAGGGCTGGGCCCGGGTCGAGCTGCGCGGGCCGGCCGGTGCGCTGGAGCTGGCCGTCGACCGGTCCTGGCCGTGGCTGCAGGTCTACACCGGCGACACGCTGCCGGCCGGGCAGCGCCGGCGCAGCGTGGCCGTGGAGCCGATGACCTGCCCGCCCAGCGCGCTGGCCGACGGCACCGACCTCGTCGTCCTGGCGCCGGAGGGGACGTGGTCGGGCACCTGGACGCTGGGCTGGACGCCGGCGTGA
- a CDS encoding DUF1707 SHOCT-like domain-containing protein codes for MPESHLRAADADRAAVAEVLGAHMSAGRLTVAEFDDRLSRAYAARTYGELDQLTADLPGVEPAPAPAPAVQPAAAGCGAPGWGMHSWAGNWGHWGSTANGIRAAWASWLATAVVVVGIWALTSLGTGEWIYPWPVWVIGPWGVVLVAQTLGAARGPGRDRQRDRRSERLPG; via the coding sequence ATGCCCGAGTCCCACCTGCGCGCTGCCGATGCCGACCGAGCCGCCGTGGCCGAGGTCCTCGGCGCGCACATGTCCGCCGGGCGGCTGACCGTCGCCGAGTTCGACGACCGGCTGTCCCGCGCCTACGCCGCCCGCACCTACGGCGAGCTCGACCAGCTGACCGCCGACCTGCCCGGGGTCGAGCCGGCCCCCGCGCCCGCGCCGGCGGTCCAGCCGGCGGCCGCCGGGTGCGGTGCCCCCGGCTGGGGCATGCACTCGTGGGCGGGGAACTGGGGGCACTGGGGCAGCACGGCCAACGGCATCCGGGCCGCCTGGGCCAGCTGGCTCGCCACGGCGGTGGTCGTGGTCGGCATCTGGGCGCTGACCTCGCTGGGCACCGGTGAGTGGATCTACCCGTGGCCGGTGTGGGTGATCGGCCCCTGGGGCGTGGTGCTGGTGGCGCAGACCCTCGGGGCGGCGCGCGGGCCGGGCCGGGACCGGCAGCGCGACCGGCGCTCGGAGCGGCTGCCCGGCTGA
- a CDS encoding class I SAM-dependent DNA methyltransferase, protein METGPVAQAYSALAGRYIELFGSVDSVHPDDLRLIEAHLGRSAGPVLDLGCGPGHLSAFLAATGSPVTGIDLVPEFLAHARQSSPDVAFELGSLAELASPDASVAGVLAWFSLIHLDPGALDGVLAEVRRVLAPGGALVVGFFDGPVCEPFPHRVVRAYRWPADELARRLASTGLTVVERVHRPQDGDRRSYAVFAARAGGGTRR, encoded by the coding sequence GTGGAGACCGGTCCCGTCGCCCAGGCCTACTCGGCGCTGGCCGGGCGGTACATCGAGCTGTTCGGGTCCGTGGACAGCGTGCACCCCGACGACCTGCGGCTGATCGAGGCCCACCTCGGGCGGTCGGCGGGTCCGGTGCTGGACCTCGGCTGCGGGCCGGGGCACCTCAGCGCCTTCCTGGCCGCCACGGGCTCACCGGTCACCGGGATCGACCTGGTGCCGGAGTTCCTCGCCCACGCCCGGCAGTCCTCCCCGGACGTCGCGTTCGAGCTCGGGTCGCTGGCCGAGCTGGCCTCCCCGGACGCGTCGGTGGCCGGCGTCCTGGCCTGGTTCTCCCTCATCCACCTCGACCCGGGCGCGCTGGACGGCGTCCTCGCCGAGGTCCGGCGCGTCCTGGCGCCGGGCGGCGCCCTGGTGGTCGGGTTCTTCGACGGCCCGGTGTGCGAGCCGTTCCCGCACCGCGTCGTCCGGGCGTACCGGTGGCCGGCCGACGAGCTCGCGCGCCGGCTGGCGAGCACCGGCCTCACGGTGGTCGAGCGCGTGCACCGGCCGCAGGACGGCGACCGGCGGTCCTACGCCGTGTTCGCCGCGCGGGCCGGTGGGGGCACCCGGCGTTGA
- a CDS encoding MBL fold metallo-hydrolase has protein sequence MQLTKHGHACVVLSDGERRLVVDPGAFTEDDAWAGASALLVTHEHPDHVVPDRVRAALDADPALELWTNASVAAQLEGLGTRVHVVGAGDTFTAAGFDVSVHGEWHAVIHPDVPRVRNVGFLVEGTVFHPGDALTVPEVAVPTLLLPAHAPWSKTAELVDYLRELRAERAIAVHDALLSDLGLGGVARLLGPGGPGQPTPYERLVPGESVAV, from the coding sequence GTGCAGCTCACCAAGCACGGACACGCCTGTGTCGTCCTGTCCGACGGCGAACGCCGGCTGGTCGTCGACCCCGGCGCCTTCACCGAGGACGACGCGTGGGCCGGGGCGTCGGCGCTGCTGGTGACCCACGAGCACCCCGACCACGTCGTGCCGGACCGGGTCCGCGCCGCGCTGGACGCCGACCCCGCGCTCGAGCTGTGGACCAACGCCTCCGTCGCCGCCCAGCTCGAGGGCCTCGGCACCCGGGTGCACGTCGTCGGCGCGGGTGACACCTTCACCGCGGCCGGGTTCGACGTCTCGGTGCACGGCGAGTGGCACGCGGTCATCCACCCCGACGTCCCCCGGGTGCGGAACGTCGGCTTCCTGGTCGAGGGCACGGTGTTCCACCCCGGGGACGCGCTCACCGTCCCCGAGGTCGCCGTCCCGACGCTGCTGCTGCCGGCGCACGCCCCGTGGTCGAAGACGGCCGAGCTGGTCGACTACCTGCGCGAGCTGCGCGCCGAGCGGGCGATCGCGGTGCACGACGCGCTGCTCAGCGACCTGGGGCTGGGCGGCGTGGCCCGGCTGCTGGGCCCGGGTGGCCCGGGTCAGCCCACGCCGTACGAGCGGCTGGTGCCCGGGGAGTCCGTCGCGGTCTGA
- a CDS encoding CYTH and CHAD domain-containing protein has protein sequence MAVEHLEIERKFDVEETFALPDLTGIPGVAEVRGPVEHSLEAAYYDTADLRLARARVTLRRRTGGADAGWHVKLPASAGARRELHSPLGRAQKTPPKAVLEPVLGIVRRAPATQVAALRTRRVVTELVDAEGRVLAEVADDQVTGTALPAGPGEAAVVTAWREVEIELVDGDEELLAAVAAAVVDAGARPAAAPSKLSRVLADRLAAVDGPVLPPAEPAAPAGEEKKGKKGKKGKKRKGAERGATSSAPAGEVLRAALQLQVRSLQDADLMVRTGQPDGVHQVRVACRRLRSTLAAYRPVLDRAQTDPLREELAVVGTALSPTRDAEVALGHLRELVAAEPGELVLGPVAARLQQAALADQRTGEVDARKALTSDAYLQLRDDLDALVAEPPLTEAAARPADEVLREIVAHTGKRLRHAVAAAQDSYHDEALHEVRKAAKRVRYTAESAVPVLGEPVRRLVGALKGVQEVLGDRQDTFVTRPLCTQLGLQAFAAGENAWTWGRLHALEQARCEQAEREFWQRWPALEAATR, from the coding sequence GTGGCTGTGGAGCATCTGGAGATCGAGCGCAAGTTCGACGTCGAGGAGACGTTCGCGCTGCCCGACCTCACCGGCATCCCCGGGGTGGCCGAGGTGCGCGGGCCCGTCGAGCACTCCCTGGAGGCCGCCTACTACGACACCGCGGACCTGCGGCTGGCCCGCGCGCGGGTGACCCTCCGCCGGCGCACCGGCGGCGCCGACGCCGGGTGGCACGTGAAGCTGCCGGCCTCGGCCGGTGCCCGCCGCGAGCTCCACTCGCCGCTCGGCCGGGCGCAGAAGACCCCGCCGAAGGCCGTGCTGGAGCCGGTGCTCGGCATCGTCCGCCGCGCGCCCGCCACCCAGGTCGCCGCGCTGCGCACCCGCCGGGTGGTCACCGAGCTCGTCGACGCCGAGGGCCGGGTGCTCGCCGAGGTGGCCGACGACCAGGTCACCGGCACCGCGCTGCCGGCCGGACCCGGTGAGGCCGCCGTCGTCACCGCCTGGCGGGAGGTCGAGATCGAGCTGGTCGACGGCGATGAGGAGCTGCTGGCCGCCGTCGCCGCCGCCGTCGTCGACGCCGGCGCCCGCCCGGCGGCCGCGCCGTCGAAGCTGAGCCGGGTGCTCGCCGACCGGCTGGCCGCCGTCGACGGACCGGTGCTCCCGCCCGCCGAGCCGGCCGCACCGGCGGGGGAGGAGAAGAAGGGCAAGAAGGGGAAGAAGGGCAAGAAGCGGAAGGGCGCCGAGCGCGGGGCGACGTCGTCCGCACCCGCCGGTGAGGTGCTGCGCGCCGCGCTGCAGCTGCAGGTGCGCTCGCTGCAGGACGCCGACCTGATGGTCCGCACCGGCCAGCCGGACGGCGTGCACCAGGTGCGGGTGGCCTGCCGCCGGCTGCGCAGCACGCTCGCCGCCTACCGCCCGGTGCTCGACCGGGCGCAGACCGACCCGCTGCGCGAGGAGCTGGCCGTGGTGGGGACGGCGCTCTCGCCCACCCGCGACGCCGAGGTCGCACTCGGCCACCTGCGCGAGCTGGTCGCCGCCGAGCCCGGGGAGCTGGTCCTCGGCCCGGTGGCCGCCCGGCTGCAGCAGGCCGCGCTCGCCGACCAGCGGACCGGTGAGGTGGACGCCCGCAAGGCGCTGACCTCGGACGCCTACCTGCAGCTGCGGGACGACCTGGACGCCCTGGTCGCCGAGCCGCCGCTGACCGAGGCGGCGGCCCGGCCCGCCGACGAGGTGCTGCGGGAGATCGTGGCGCACACCGGCAAGCGGCTGCGCCACGCCGTGGCGGCGGCGCAGGACAGCTACCACGACGAGGCGCTGCACGAGGTGCGCAAGGCGGCCAAGCGGGTCCGGTACACCGCCGAGTCCGCGGTGCCGGTGCTCGGCGAGCCGGTCCGCCGGCTGGTCGGCGCCCTCAAGGGGGTGCAGGAGGTGCTCGGCGACCGCCAGGACACCTTCGTGACCCGGCCGCTGTGCACCCAGCTCGGGCTGCAGGCCTTCGCCGCCGGGGAGAACGCCTGGACGTGGGGCCGGCTGCACGCCCTGGAGCAGGCCCGCTGCGAGCAGGCCGAGCGGGAGTTCTGGCAGCGCTGGCCGGCCCTGGAGGCGGCGACCCGCTAG
- a CDS encoding ATP-dependent 6-phosphofructokinase has protein sequence MHIGVLTGGGDCPGLNAVLRSVVRTAEKEYGSTVVGFRNGWRGLLEDDAMVLDRPVVNGLLTRGGTVLGSARVAPQKLRDGLGRMREVLDAHGVDALLPIGGEGTLTAAAWLASEGVPVIGIPKTIDNDIHGTDLTFGFDTAVSIATDLIDRLHTTAESHQRVLLVEVMGRHAGWIALNAGLASGAHLTITPEQPFDIEEVCKLVTARFDRGHRHVIGVVSEGATPLPGTMPLRDGGLDEFGHRRFTGVAQQLGEELERRTGKEVRTTVLGHVQRGGTPTSFDRVLATRFGLHAAIAAHEGHFGQMVALHGTEIGLVPLADAVRELKTVPKSRLAETASFTG, from the coding sequence GTGCACATCGGAGTGCTGACCGGCGGCGGCGACTGCCCCGGCCTCAACGCCGTCCTGCGGTCCGTCGTCCGCACGGCCGAGAAGGAGTACGGCAGCACCGTCGTCGGGTTCCGCAACGGCTGGCGCGGTCTGCTCGAGGACGACGCCATGGTGCTCGACCGGCCGGTGGTCAACGGGCTGCTCACCCGCGGCGGCACGGTGCTGGGCTCGGCCCGCGTCGCGCCGCAGAAGCTGCGGGACGGGCTCGGCCGGATGCGCGAGGTGCTCGACGCCCACGGGGTCGACGCGCTGCTGCCGATCGGGGGCGAGGGCACGCTGACCGCGGCCGCGTGGCTGGCGTCGGAGGGCGTGCCGGTGATCGGCATCCCGAAGACGATCGACAACGACATCCACGGCACCGACCTGACCTTCGGGTTCGACACCGCGGTGAGCATCGCCACCGACCTGATCGACCGGCTGCACACCACCGCCGAGTCGCACCAGCGGGTGCTGCTGGTCGAGGTCATGGGCCGGCACGCCGGCTGGATCGCGCTCAACGCCGGGCTCGCGTCCGGTGCGCACCTGACGATCACCCCCGAGCAGCCCTTCGACATCGAGGAGGTCTGCAAGCTGGTCACCGCCCGCTTCGACCGGGGGCACCGGCACGTCATCGGGGTGGTGAGCGAGGGCGCCACGCCGCTGCCGGGCACGATGCCGCTCCGCGACGGCGGCCTGGACGAGTTCGGCCACCGGCGGTTCACCGGCGTCGCGCAGCAGCTGGGCGAGGAGCTCGAGCGGCGCACCGGCAAGGAGGTGCGGACGACGGTGCTCGGCCACGTGCAGCGCGGTGGCACCCCGACGTCCTTCGACCGGGTGCTGGCCACCCGGTTCGGCCTGCACGCCGCGATCGCCGCCCATGAGGGCCACTTCGGGCAGATGGTCGCGCTGCACGGCACCGAGATCGGCCTCGTCCCGCTGGCCGACGCCGTCCGGGAGCTCAAGACGGTCCCCAAGTCCCGCCTCGCCGAGACCGCCTCCTTCACCGGCTAG
- a CDS encoding MOSC domain-containing protein, whose product MVGHLDAGLDAGVSGLRVRELWRFPVKSLLGERVERAEVGAEGLAGDRGWALFDVGTGFGLTARRVPELLFAAGRLRPDGTAEVVLPDGTATTDDAVLSRWAGRPVELRPATAVHGARRYENPDDAEDEEAARWDPFAGADGAFHDNADARVTLVSTGTLGGWDRRRFRANVVLDGAGEDELVGRHVRLGTAELDVVGRVPRCVMTTRPQAGGIGRDTAVLKTIHRERGGALAVGALVARPGVLAVGDTVVPA is encoded by the coding sequence GTGGTCGGGCACCTGGACGCTGGGCTGGACGCCGGCGTGAGCGGGCTGCGGGTGCGGGAGCTGTGGCGGTTCCCGGTGAAGTCGCTGCTGGGCGAGCGGGTCGAGCGGGCCGAGGTCGGCGCCGAGGGCCTCGCCGGAGACCGCGGCTGGGCGCTGTTCGACGTCGGGACCGGTTTCGGGCTCACCGCCCGCCGGGTGCCCGAGCTGCTGTTCGCCGCGGGCCGGCTGCGCCCGGACGGGACGGCGGAGGTGGTGCTGCCCGACGGCACCGCCACCACCGACGACGCGGTCCTCTCCCGCTGGGCCGGCCGGCCGGTGGAGCTGCGGCCCGCCACCGCCGTGCACGGTGCCCGCCGCTACGAGAACCCCGACGACGCCGAGGACGAGGAGGCCGCCCGCTGGGACCCCTTCGCCGGGGCCGACGGCGCCTTCCACGACAACGCCGACGCCCGGGTCACCCTGGTGTCGACCGGCACGCTGGGCGGCTGGGACCGGCGGCGGTTCCGGGCCAACGTGGTGCTCGACGGCGCCGGGGAGGACGAGCTGGTGGGCCGGCACGTCCGGCTGGGCACCGCGGAGCTCGACGTGGTCGGCCGGGTGCCGCGCTGCGTGATGACCACCCGCCCGCAGGCCGGCGGCATCGGCCGGGACACCGCGGTGCTCAAGACGATCCACCGGGAGCGCGGTGGGGCGCTGGCGGTCGGCGCGCTCGTGGCGCGGCCCGGTGTCCTTGCGGTGGGCGACACCGTCGTCCCGGCCTGA
- a CDS encoding GntR family transcriptional regulator, protein MAGVEAGPKYLAVREALRRRASALPEHTLLPPEPVLCAEYGVSRITLRRAVDGLVADGHLVREQGRGTFVSRPGIRHEYRESFVHRIAGFHSVMTEQGAQVGTTVLSQKVVPAAPAIAAELSIATADDVVELVRLRSVDGLPNHVVRSFLAADRYPKAASEDFGHGSLYEFLRREYQADLAHARLVVDVGTAAADEAEVLDVITGSPLLVVRTTVRDSAGHPLVHSFSRLRPDVSQVEFEVSVGGR, encoded by the coding sequence GTGGCGGGTGTCGAGGCGGGGCCGAAGTACCTCGCCGTTCGTGAGGCGTTGCGGCGCCGCGCCTCCGCGCTGCCCGAGCACACCCTCCTCCCCCCGGAGCCGGTGTTGTGCGCCGAGTACGGGGTCAGCCGGATCACGCTGCGCCGCGCGGTCGACGGGCTGGTCGCCGACGGCCACCTGGTCCGGGAGCAGGGCCGCGGCACCTTCGTGAGCCGGCCGGGGATCCGGCACGAGTACCGCGAGAGCTTCGTCCACCGGATCGCCGGGTTCCACTCGGTGATGACCGAGCAGGGCGCCCAGGTCGGCACCACGGTGCTCAGCCAGAAGGTGGTGCCGGCCGCCCCGGCGATCGCCGCCGAGCTGAGCATCGCCACCGCCGACGACGTGGTCGAGCTGGTCCGGCTGCGCAGCGTCGACGGGCTGCCCAACCACGTCGTCCGCAGCTTCCTGGCCGCCGACCGCTACCCCAAGGCCGCCAGCGAGGACTTCGGCCACGGCTCGCTCTACGAGTTCCTCCGCCGGGAGTACCAGGCCGACCTCGCGCACGCCCGGCTGGTCGTCGATGTCGGCACGGCGGCCGCCGACGAGGCGGAGGTGCTCGACGTGATCACCGGCTCCCCGCTGCTGGTGGTGCGCACCACCGTCCGGGACAGCGCCGGCCACCCGCTGGTGCACAGCTTCTCCCGGCTGCGCCCGGACGTGAGCCAGGTCGAGTTCGAGGTCTCCGTCGGCGGTCGCTGA